In a genomic window of Pararge aegeria chromosome 7, ilParAegt1.1, whole genome shotgun sequence:
- the LOC120625214 gene encoding DAZ-associated protein 2-like isoform X1, with protein sequence MADKKVTPPLGAYPQPQPPQGPFLPAPPHQAAPQYGVAGGSPYGVTFGGAGAGAGGMYAPPPYDQLQHHQAIPALSQQLPYPQNVSQMYSPAAAMYAAAAGYPGYIGYPVQYYPYYQTIQQPSIQPLRPTIMIPNGFEAGGRFEGLAQTLLPPAPPGVPPSPAHLAALQPHQVLWR encoded by the exons atggcagacaaaaaag TGACCCCCCCGCTTGGCGCGTACCCCCAGCCGCAGCCGCCGCAAGGCCCCTTTTTACCCGCACCGCCTCACCAGGCCGCACCGCAGTATGGAG TAGCGGGTGGCTCCCCGTACGGAGTGACGTTTGGAGGCGCGGGAGCTGGCGCAGGAGGGATGTACGCTCCGCCGCCATATGACCAACTGCAGCATCACCAGGCTATTCCAGCTCTTAGCCAGCAGCTACCC tacccacaaaATGTATCGCAGATGTACAGCCCGGCGGCCGCGATGTACGCCGCGGCGGCCGGTTACCCCGGCTACATCGGCTACCCTGTGCAATACTATCCGTACTACCAGACCATCCAGCAGCCGTCCATCCAGCCGCTGCGCCCAACCATCATGATACCC AATGGCTTCGAGGCTGGCGGTCGGTTCGAGGGGCTTGCGCAGACTCTGCTGCCCCCCGCACCACCCGGCGTGCCCCCCTCCCCCGCGCACCTGGCTGCGCTACAGCCGCACCAAGTGCT GTGGCGTTAA
- the LOC120625214 gene encoding DAZ-associated protein 2-like isoform X2 — translation MADKKVTPPLGAYPQPQPPQGPFLPAPPHQAAPQYGVAGGSPYGVTFGGAGAGAGGMYAPPPYDQLQHHQAIPALSQQLPMYSPAAAMYAAAAGYPGYIGYPVQYYPYYQTIQQPSIQPLRPTIMIPNGFEAGGRFEGLAQTLLPPAPPGVPPSPAHLAALQPHQVLWR, via the exons atggcagacaaaaaag TGACCCCCCCGCTTGGCGCGTACCCCCAGCCGCAGCCGCCGCAAGGCCCCTTTTTACCCGCACCGCCTCACCAGGCCGCACCGCAGTATGGAG TAGCGGGTGGCTCCCCGTACGGAGTGACGTTTGGAGGCGCGGGAGCTGGCGCAGGAGGGATGTACGCTCCGCCGCCATATGACCAACTGCAGCATCACCAGGCTATTCCAGCTCTTAGCCAGCAGCTACCC ATGTACAGCCCGGCGGCCGCGATGTACGCCGCGGCGGCCGGTTACCCCGGCTACATCGGCTACCCTGTGCAATACTATCCGTACTACCAGACCATCCAGCAGCCGTCCATCCAGCCGCTGCGCCCAACCATCATGATACCC AATGGCTTCGAGGCTGGCGGTCGGTTCGAGGGGCTTGCGCAGACTCTGCTGCCCCCCGCACCACCCGGCGTGCCCCCCTCCCCCGCGCACCTGGCTGCGCTACAGCCGCACCAAGTGCT GTGGCGTTAA